The following are encoded together in the Paludisphaera mucosa genome:
- a CDS encoding Gfo/Idh/MocA family protein, whose translation MGAPYVLSNPPKVALIGGGFIGPVHAEALRRIGVQVAGLLDITPEKARPQAEKLGIPKVYSTIEEVLADPEIGAVHLASPNNVHYQHAKMALEAGKHVLCEKPLAVSSKESAELAKLAASRPKQAAGVNYNLRFYPLAQEMHTRVARGDLGRILSVAGSYTQDWLLLVDDYNWRVEPDGHTNLRAIADIGTHWMDLAQFITGRHIESVNADLATFHPERNRPIGGAETYTGPNTAKKASEAVKITTEDYGAVMLHLSGGGRGVFYVNQMHGGRKNRLYLEVCGTEGSMVWDSESPELLWLGRRGAPNQLMNRDPSILSAEAGHFSHYPGGHAEGFPDAFKQLDLAFYTYISNGCQGVPNFPTFAEGHREVQICEAIAQSAKARNWVNVEA comes from the coding sequence ATGGGCGCTCCCTACGTCCTTTCCAACCCCCCCAAGGTCGCCCTGATCGGCGGCGGCTTCATCGGCCCCGTCCACGCCGAGGCCCTGCGCCGGATCGGCGTCCAGGTCGCCGGCCTGCTCGACATCACGCCCGAGAAGGCCCGCCCCCAGGCCGAGAAGCTGGGCATCCCCAAGGTCTACAGCACCATCGAGGAGGTCCTCGCCGACCCCGAGATCGGCGCGGTGCACCTGGCCTCGCCGAACAACGTCCACTACCAGCACGCCAAGATGGCGCTCGAGGCCGGCAAGCACGTCCTCTGCGAGAAGCCCCTGGCGGTCAGCTCGAAGGAGTCGGCCGAGCTGGCGAAGCTGGCCGCGAGCCGACCCAAGCAGGCGGCCGGCGTGAACTACAACCTGCGGTTCTACCCGCTCGCCCAGGAGATGCACACCCGCGTCGCCCGCGGCGACCTGGGCCGGATCCTCTCCGTCGCCGGCTCGTACACCCAGGACTGGCTGCTGCTCGTCGACGACTACAACTGGCGGGTCGAGCCCGACGGCCACACCAACCTGCGGGCGATCGCCGACATCGGCACCCACTGGATGGACCTCGCCCAGTTCATCACCGGCCGGCACATCGAGTCGGTCAACGCCGACCTCGCCACCTTCCACCCCGAGCGCAACCGCCCGATCGGCGGGGCCGAGACCTACACCGGGCCCAACACCGCCAAGAAGGCGTCCGAGGCCGTCAAGATCACGACCGAGGACTACGGCGCGGTGATGCTGCACCTCTCGGGCGGCGGCCGGGGCGTCTTCTACGTCAACCAGATGCACGGCGGCCGCAAGAACCGGCTCTACCTGGAGGTCTGCGGCACCGAGGGCTCGATGGTGTGGGACAGCGAGTCGCCCGAGCTGCTCTGGCTCGGCCGCCGCGGCGCGCCCAACCAGCTCATGAACCGCGACCCGTCCATTTTGAGCGCCGAGGCCGGCCACTTCAGCCACTACCCCGGCGGCCACGCCGAGGGCTTCCCCGACGCCTTCAAGCAGCTCGACCTGGCCTTCTACACCTACATCTCCAACGGCTGCCAGGGCGTCCCGAACTTCCCGACCTTCGCCGAAGGCCACCGCGAAGTCCAGATCTGCGAGGCCATCGCCCAGAGCGCCAAGGCCCGCAACTGGGTCAACGTCGAGGCCTGA
- the dnaE gene encoding DNA polymerase III subunit alpha — translation MSSRSFCHLHCHSHYSLLDGANKLPDLVKHVKASGMSAIAVTDHGNLFGAVEFLREAKYAGIKPIVGIEAYVAPGKRTDRSTNGSGEEKFAYHLTLLAKNGVGFRNLLRLSSRSYQEGYYYKPRIDKELLTRYSEGLICLSGCVGSEFSQHLLHDRIEQAEKLAIWYQQTFGEGNFFVEIQDNGLQIQRDARERQVDVARRLGMPLVATSDAHYLRQDDHLSHDVLLCINTGKTIDQPLDKPRFVNDEGRISDQFHVRSPDEMYAAAVGFEEALKQSTLIAEMVEENYTSAELGKRQFPSFKPPDEKTPEAYLRELCEAGLKARYPDPPPPEARDRLEHELGVINRMGFASYFLIVWDFVRYARESQIPALARGSACGALVSYVLHLSDVCPIKYDLLFERFLDPNRSEAPDIDIDLCQDRRYEVIEYVRRKYGDANVAQIGTFGTMKAKAAIKDVGRAMNMPLSRVEEINRLIPTRLNITLDEAIAEEPTLKRMADGDPDVQKLLDFARRLEGSARNASTHAAGVVIADQPLESLVPLQVIRRGDKEEVVCTQWGMGDVEKAGLLKMDFLGLRNLTTLQAAVKLINARNPDAPVDIGKLPLDDPKAFELLQRGETKGVFQLESAGIRDLLVKMKPDRFADIIATNALYRPGPLNGGMVDEYVDVKNKRKQASYLHPVLQDVLEETYGVMVYQEQVMRILNRLGDIELSKAYACIKAISKKKTEVIAEGREQFVKGAVSKGLERDKAARIFELIEFFGGYGFNKSHSTAYALVAYQTAYLKSHYPTEYMAAVLSSEMGGAERDKFFVEHIEDCRRMNIEVQPPNVNRGEATFTVHTEGQVEFGLEAIKGVGAKAVESIVKAREKGGPFKSLEDFFERVSIREVGAAAGETLIRAGAFDFLGARRSQLLTILPRAMQGGQAKQEDRKRGQRGLFDDDDAEPAANGKAAANLPDVPELPDVERLSGEKKALGFYMSSHPLARHAVKLEALATHRAADIAVAAARMKESSAGAPASSGRGGFRQSGGPRMEVILGGLVTNVQVRNVQKSRSGLTRMAKFTFEDLSGTTPAMLWPEEFAKMGDVVKDDAIGFIKGTIDLSREPAEIVVSRFIPIENADAELAKGVVVTLRKGVQQQEDLERLLRIVRVRPGNLDLYLEIFGIEHVRRVIYRAGASLRVRYDDRMVSEMGQVVGVGNVRLLGSRGATARVEAPAATAAPALAPVAVAAGMDAPMDDMDDSDDD, via the coding sequence ATGTCCAGCCGATCGTTCTGCCACCTCCACTGCCACAGCCACTACAGCCTGCTCGACGGGGCGAACAAGCTGCCGGACCTGGTCAAGCACGTGAAGGCGAGCGGGATGTCGGCGATCGCGGTGACGGACCACGGCAACCTGTTCGGGGCCGTCGAGTTCCTCCGCGAGGCGAAGTACGCCGGGATCAAGCCGATCGTGGGGATCGAGGCCTACGTCGCCCCCGGCAAGCGGACCGACCGCTCGACGAACGGGTCGGGCGAGGAGAAGTTCGCCTACCACCTGACGCTGCTGGCGAAGAACGGCGTCGGCTTCCGCAACCTGCTGCGGCTCTCGTCGCGATCGTATCAGGAGGGGTACTACTACAAGCCCCGGATCGACAAGGAGCTGCTCACCCGCTACAGCGAGGGCCTGATCTGCCTGTCGGGCTGCGTGGGGTCGGAGTTCTCGCAGCACCTGCTGCACGACCGGATCGAGCAGGCCGAGAAGCTGGCGATCTGGTACCAGCAGACCTTCGGCGAGGGCAACTTCTTCGTCGAGATCCAGGACAACGGCCTGCAGATCCAGCGCGACGCCCGCGAGCGCCAGGTCGACGTGGCGCGGCGGCTGGGGATGCCGCTGGTCGCCACCAGCGACGCCCACTACCTGAGGCAGGACGACCACCTCTCGCACGACGTCCTGCTCTGCATCAACACCGGCAAGACGATCGACCAGCCGCTCGACAAGCCCCGGTTCGTCAACGACGAGGGCCGGATCTCCGACCAGTTCCACGTCCGCTCGCCCGACGAGATGTACGCCGCGGCGGTCGGCTTCGAAGAGGCCCTGAAGCAGTCGACCCTGATCGCCGAGATGGTCGAGGAGAACTACACCAGCGCCGAGCTGGGCAAGCGCCAGTTCCCCTCGTTCAAGCCCCCCGACGAGAAGACGCCCGAGGCCTACCTGCGCGAGCTGTGCGAGGCCGGGCTCAAGGCGCGCTACCCCGACCCGCCCCCGCCCGAGGCCCGCGACCGCCTGGAGCACGAGCTGGGCGTCATCAACCGGATGGGATTCGCCTCGTACTTCCTGATCGTCTGGGACTTCGTCCGCTACGCCCGCGAGAGCCAGATCCCGGCGCTGGCGAGAGGCTCGGCCTGCGGCGCCCTGGTGAGCTACGTCCTGCACCTCAGCGACGTCTGCCCGATCAAATACGACCTGCTGTTCGAGCGGTTTTTGGACCCCAACCGGTCCGAGGCGCCGGACATCGACATCGACCTCTGCCAGGACCGCCGCTACGAGGTCATCGAGTACGTCCGCCGCAAGTACGGCGACGCCAACGTGGCCCAGATCGGCACCTTCGGCACCATGAAGGCGAAGGCCGCGATCAAGGACGTCGGCCGCGCCATGAACATGCCGCTGTCGAGGGTCGAGGAGATCAACCGGCTCATCCCCACCCGGCTCAACATCACGCTCGACGAGGCGATCGCCGAGGAGCCCACGCTCAAGAGGATGGCCGACGGCGACCCCGACGTCCAGAAGCTGCTCGACTTCGCCCGCCGGCTGGAAGGCTCGGCGCGGAACGCCAGCACCCACGCGGCCGGCGTGGTCATCGCCGACCAGCCGCTGGAGTCGCTCGTCCCGCTCCAGGTCATCCGCCGCGGCGACAAGGAGGAGGTCGTCTGCACCCAGTGGGGCATGGGCGACGTCGAGAAGGCCGGCCTCCTCAAGATGGACTTCCTCGGCCTGCGAAACCTCACCACGTTGCAGGCGGCCGTCAAGCTGATCAACGCCCGCAACCCCGACGCCCCCGTCGACATCGGCAAGCTGCCGCTCGACGACCCCAAGGCGTTCGAGCTGCTCCAGCGCGGCGAGACCAAGGGCGTCTTCCAGCTCGAGAGCGCGGGCATCCGCGACCTGCTGGTGAAGATGAAGCCCGACCGTTTCGCCGACATCATCGCCACCAACGCCCTCTACCGCCCGGGCCCGCTCAACGGCGGCATGGTCGACGAGTACGTCGACGTCAAGAACAAGCGCAAGCAGGCGTCGTACCTGCACCCGGTGCTGCAGGACGTCCTGGAAGAGACCTACGGCGTGATGGTCTACCAGGAACAGGTCATGCGCATCCTCAACCGCCTGGGGGACATCGAGCTCTCCAAGGCGTACGCCTGCATCAAGGCCATCTCGAAGAAGAAGACCGAGGTCATCGCCGAGGGCCGCGAGCAGTTCGTCAAGGGGGCCGTGAGCAAGGGCCTGGAGCGCGACAAGGCGGCGCGGATCTTCGAGCTGATCGAGTTCTTCGGCGGCTACGGCTTCAACAAGTCGCACAGCACGGCGTACGCCCTGGTGGCCTACCAGACCGCCTACCTGAAGTCGCACTACCCGACCGAGTACATGGCCGCCGTGCTATCGTCCGAGATGGGCGGCGCCGAGCGCGACAAGTTCTTCGTCGAACACATCGAAGACTGCCGCCGGATGAACATCGAGGTCCAGCCGCCCAACGTCAACCGGGGCGAGGCGACGTTCACCGTCCACACCGAGGGCCAGGTCGAGTTCGGCCTGGAGGCGATCAAGGGGGTGGGGGCCAAGGCCGTCGAGTCGATCGTCAAGGCCCGCGAGAAGGGGGGCCCGTTCAAGAGCCTGGAAGACTTCTTCGAGCGCGTCTCCATCCGCGAGGTCGGCGCCGCGGCGGGCGAGACCCTCATCCGCGCCGGGGCCTTCGACTTCCTGGGCGCCCGCCGCTCGCAGCTCCTGACGATCCTGCCCCGGGCGATGCAGGGGGGCCAGGCCAAGCAGGAGGACCGCAAGCGCGGCCAGCGCGGCCTCTTCGACGACGACGACGCCGAACCGGCCGCGAACGGCAAAGCGGCCGCCAACCTCCCCGACGTCCCCGAGCTGCCCGACGTCGAACGGCTCTCCGGCGAGAAGAAGGCGCTGGGCTTCTACATGTCGAGCCACCCTCTGGCGCGGCACGCCGTGAAGCTCGAGGCCCTGGCGACGCACCGCGCGGCCGACATCGCCGTGGCGGCGGCCCGGATGAAGGAGTCGTCGGCCGGCGCGCCGGCGTCGAGCGGCCGGGGCGGCTTCCGGCAATCGGGCGGACCGCGGATGGAGGTGATCCTGGGCGGGCTGGTCACCAACGTCCAGGTCCGCAACGTCCAGAAGAGCCGCTCGGGCCTGACCCGCATGGCCAAGTTCACGTTCGAGGACCTGAGCGGGACGACCCCGGCCATGCTCTGGCCCGAGGAGTTCGCCAAGATGGGCGACGTCGTCAAGGACGACGCCATCGGCTTCATCAAGGGGACGATCGACCTCAGCCGCGAGCCGGCCGAGATCGTCGTCAGCCGCTTCATCCCGATCGAGAACGCCGACGCCGAGCTGGCCAAGGGCGTCGTCGTCACCCTCCGAAAAGGGGTGCAGCAGCAGGAGGACCTGGAGCGGTTGCTGCGGATCGTCCGCGTCCGCCCCGGCAACCTCGACCTCTACCTGGAGATCTTCGGCATCGAGCACGTCCGCCGCGTGATCTACCGCGCCGGGGCCTCGCTGAGGGTCCGCTACGACGACCGCATGGTGTCGGAAATGGGCCAGGTCGTCGGTGTCGGCAACGTCCGACTCCTCGGCTCTCGCGGCGCCACGGCCCGCGTCGAGGCCCCTGCGGCTACCGCCGCGCCCGCCCTCGCGCCGGTCGCCGTCGCCGCGGGGATGGACGCGCCCATGGACGACATGGATGACTCCGACGACGATTGA
- a CDS encoding Gfo/Idh/MocA family protein: MGEINVAMIGQGFMGRTHSNAWSQLPRFFKPPVSAAMHTVFGRDAAGVQAFAKTWGWRHASTDWKAAVADPAIDLVDVVTPNNMHAEVSLAALKAGKHVACEKPIARTIEEARLMVAAAREAKGKTFIWYNYRRCPAVATAYKLVQSGAIGTVRHVRAFYLQDWADETIPLIWRFQKEGSGAGSHGDLNAHIIDMVRFVTGEEITEIAGAIAETFIKERKLVTGPTAGGIAAGVGGADKTGPVTVDDAVLFLARTSGGGVASFEAARQATGNQNRNGFEINGSKGALKFDFERMNELQFYDATRPRAVQGWTTIMCTHGGDHPYAENWWPDAHVLGYEHGFTNQAYDILRVLGGQEPVVPIPDFEDAYQTQRVLEAAIISAVERRPVSVSEVR, from the coding sequence ATGGGCGAGATCAACGTGGCCATGATCGGCCAGGGGTTCATGGGGCGGACGCACTCGAACGCCTGGTCGCAGCTCCCCCGGTTCTTCAAGCCGCCGGTCTCGGCGGCGATGCACACGGTCTTCGGCCGCGACGCCGCCGGCGTGCAGGCGTTCGCGAAGACCTGGGGCTGGCGGCACGCGTCGACCGACTGGAAGGCCGCGGTGGCCGACCCGGCGATCGACCTGGTCGACGTCGTCACGCCCAACAACATGCACGCCGAGGTCTCGCTGGCGGCCCTCAAGGCCGGCAAGCACGTCGCCTGCGAGAAGCCCATCGCCCGCACGATCGAGGAGGCCCGGCTGATGGTCGCCGCGGCCCGCGAGGCCAAGGGCAAGACGTTCATCTGGTACAACTACCGCCGCTGCCCGGCCGTCGCCACGGCGTACAAGCTCGTGCAGTCGGGCGCGATCGGCACCGTCCGCCACGTCCGCGCGTTCTACCTCCAGGACTGGGCCGACGAGACGATCCCGCTGATCTGGCGGTTCCAGAAGGAAGGCTCGGGCGCCGGCTCGCACGGCGACCTGAACGCCCACATCATCGACATGGTCCGGTTCGTCACCGGCGAGGAGATCACCGAGATCGCCGGCGCGATCGCCGAGACCTTCATCAAGGAGCGGAAGCTGGTGACCGGCCCGACCGCCGGCGGCATCGCCGCGGGCGTCGGCGGCGCCGACAAGACCGGGCCCGTCACGGTCGACGACGCCGTGCTCTTCCTGGCCCGGACCTCCGGCGGCGGCGTCGCCTCGTTCGAGGCCGCCCGCCAGGCGACCGGCAACCAGAACCGCAACGGCTTCGAGATCAACGGCTCCAAGGGCGCGCTCAAGTTCGACTTCGAACGCATGAACGAGCTGCAGTTCTACGACGCCACCCGCCCCCGCGCCGTGCAGGGCTGGACGACCATCATGTGCACCCACGGCGGCGATCACCCCTACGCCGAGAACTGGTGGCCCGACGCCCACGTCCTGGGCTACGAGCACGGCTTCACCAACCAGGCGTACGACATCCTCCGCGTCCTCGGCGGCCAGGAGCCGGTCGTGCCGATCCCCGACTTCGAGGACGCCTACCAGACCCAGCGCGTCCTCGAGGCCGCGATCATCTCCGCCGTCGAGCGGCGGCCGGTGTCGGTCTCCGAAGTGAGGTGA
- the nikR gene encoding nickel-responsive transcriptional regulator NikR, with the protein MKESLVRFSVAIGGELLRRFDDYRERHRYPNRSEAVRGLMRAALIDEAIDEGATDAMGVVTLIYDHHATRIAKRLTDIQHEHLEMVVTTTHVHLDAARCLEVILLRGGAALVRRLADDLIGTKGVETGRLVLAAAAPIADGHGHPHEHGHGHKHPH; encoded by the coding sequence GTGAAGGAATCCCTGGTGCGTTTCAGCGTCGCGATCGGCGGCGAGCTGCTGCGGCGGTTCGACGACTACCGCGAGCGCCACCGCTACCCCAACCGCAGCGAGGCCGTCCGCGGCCTGATGCGCGCCGCGTTGATCGACGAGGCGATCGACGAGGGCGCGACCGACGCGATGGGCGTCGTCACCCTGATCTACGACCACCACGCGACCCGCATCGCCAAACGCCTGACCGACATCCAGCACGAGCACCTGGAGATGGTCGTCACCACGACCCACGTCCACCTCGACGCCGCCCGCTGCCTCGAAGTCATCCTCCTCCGCGGCGGCGCCGCCCTGGTCCGCCGCCTCGCCGACGACCTGATCGGCACCAAGGGCGTCGAGACCGGCCGCCTCGTCCTCGCCGCCGCCGCCCCCATCGCCGACGGCCACGGGCACCCCCACGAGCACGGCCACGGGCACAAGCATCCTCATTGA
- a CDS encoding YkgJ family cysteine cluster protein — protein MATDRTARIELRLPAGSLELEVTAPDGDVPIGRVLPLARALSDRIVELTVLDAEAHGRAVSCRAGCGACCRQLVPIGQAEARRIAELVDAMPEPRRNEVRRRFDAAARKLDEAGLAADLRRRDAWDADDRRRVGLTYFHQGVPCPFLEDESCSIHPDRPLACREYLVTSPAENCSHPTAEGIDMVRMPTSVWTAAARLEPPVPGARSISWTPLVLALEFAAGHPEEPPTRPARVLVDELFRNVAGPLAKAEADPSA, from the coding sequence ATGGCGACGGACCGTACGGCGCGGATCGAGCTAAGGCTGCCGGCGGGGAGCCTGGAGCTGGAAGTGACCGCCCCCGACGGCGACGTCCCGATCGGCCGCGTCCTGCCGCTCGCCCGCGCCCTGTCCGACCGGATCGTCGAGCTGACCGTGCTCGACGCCGAGGCCCACGGGCGGGCGGTCTCTTGCCGGGCGGGTTGCGGCGCCTGCTGCCGCCAGCTCGTGCCGATCGGCCAGGCCGAGGCCCGCCGGATCGCCGAACTGGTCGACGCCATGCCCGAGCCCCGCCGCAACGAGGTCCGCCGCCGCTTCGACGCGGCCGCACGCAAGCTCGACGAGGCGGGCCTGGCGGCCGACCTGCGCCGCCGCGACGCCTGGGACGCCGACGACCGCCGCCGCGTCGGCCTGACCTACTTCCACCAGGGGGTCCCCTGCCCGTTCCTCGAAGACGAGTCCTGCTCGATCCACCCCGACCGGCCGCTCGCCTGCCGCGAATACCTCGTCACCTCGCCCGCCGAGAACTGCTCGCACCCCACCGCCGAGGGGATCGACATGGTGCGGATGCCGACGTCGGTGTGGACGGCCGCCGCCCGGCTGGAGCCCCCCGTCCCGGGCGCGCGGTCGATCTCCTGGACGCCCCTCGTCCTGGCGCTCGAGTTCGCCGCCGGGCACCCCGAGGAGCCGCCGACGCGTCCCGCGCGGGTCCTGGTCGACGAGCTGTTCCGCAACGTCGCCGGGCCGCTCGCGAAGGCCGAGGCCGACCCATCGGCCTGA
- a CDS encoding complex I subunit 4 family protein, translating to MSDNLLLTSLWLVPLLGAGAVLLVPKGSERLVKYVATAFTAVGFALTLVALLAYVGDDRAWAPLAERAAHNAVAYENGVVAVDESQGAGDLMVRRAWIPAFNIQYYLGLDGISVSLLVLTGLVSLLACVASWGIEKQVRGYYSLFLLLVASMTGVFLALDLFLFYVFFEVMLLPMYFLIAIWGGENREYAAIKFLLFTLFGSVFILVAILILYFWRPGDAPAGSFQAGTFDIVALTTIASTTGYYGRWIQDWIFVLFLVGFLVKLPSFPFHTWLPDAHVQAPTPISMILAGVLLKIGGYGLIRLAWPLAPAGALDWSYVTAALGVFSILYGALAAMAQTDFKKLVAYSSISHMGYVTLGMSVMNLAGGAGYYACGVNGAMYMMLAHGVTSAAMFFLVGVIYERAHTRDLDKLGGLNDAMPVYGAVSYVIFFGSMGLPGLCGFVAEVFVVLAAFHYSVALGVLAAAAVVLTAGYILWTIQRVFLGRNETWKGLSDLTPREVGIIAPLVVLTVLMGVFPQPLVLRWLSPSVDRMVAGVAAGTAQTASGPMAKADAPGVPLVVRAR from the coding sequence ATGAGCGACAACCTGCTGCTGACCTCCCTCTGGCTCGTCCCCCTGCTCGGCGCGGGGGCCGTCCTGCTCGTGCCGAAGGGGTCGGAACGACTCGTCAAATACGTCGCGACGGCCTTCACCGCCGTCGGCTTCGCGCTGACGCTCGTGGCGCTCCTCGCCTACGTCGGCGACGACCGGGCCTGGGCCCCCCTCGCCGAGCGTGCGGCGCACAACGCGGTGGCGTACGAGAACGGCGTCGTCGCGGTCGACGAGTCGCAGGGGGCGGGCGACCTGATGGTTCGTCGCGCCTGGATCCCGGCGTTCAACATCCAATATTACCTGGGGCTCGACGGCATCAGCGTCAGCCTGCTCGTGCTCACGGGTCTGGTGAGCCTGCTGGCCTGCGTGGCCTCGTGGGGGATCGAGAAGCAGGTGCGAGGGTATTACTCGCTCTTCCTGCTGCTGGTCGCGAGCATGACGGGCGTCTTCCTGGCGCTCGACCTGTTCCTCTTCTACGTCTTCTTCGAGGTCATGCTGCTGCCGATGTACTTCCTGATCGCCATCTGGGGGGGCGAGAACCGGGAGTACGCGGCGATCAAGTTCTTGTTATTCACGCTCTTCGGCTCGGTGTTCATCCTGGTCGCGATCCTGATCCTCTACTTCTGGCGGCCCGGCGACGCGCCCGCCGGGTCGTTCCAGGCCGGGACGTTCGACATCGTCGCCCTCACCACGATCGCCTCGACGACCGGGTATTACGGGCGCTGGATCCAGGACTGGATCTTCGTGCTGTTCCTGGTCGGGTTCCTGGTCAAGCTGCCGTCCTTCCCGTTCCACACCTGGCTGCCCGACGCGCACGTGCAGGCGCCGACGCCGATCAGCATGATCCTGGCGGGCGTCTTGCTGAAGATCGGCGGCTACGGCCTGATCCGCCTGGCCTGGCCGCTCGCGCCGGCGGGGGCCCTCGACTGGTCGTACGTCACGGCGGCGCTGGGGGTGTTCAGCATCCTGTACGGCGCGCTCGCGGCCATGGCGCAGACGGACTTCAAGAAGCTGGTCGCCTACAGCTCGATCAGCCACATGGGGTACGTCACGCTGGGGATGTCGGTCATGAATCTGGCCGGCGGCGCGGGGTATTACGCCTGCGGCGTCAACGGCGCGATGTACATGATGCTGGCCCACGGCGTCACGTCGGCCGCGATGTTCTTCCTGGTCGGCGTGATCTACGAGCGGGCCCATACGCGGGACCTCGACAAGCTGGGCGGCCTCAACGACGCGATGCCCGTTTACGGGGCCGTGTCGTACGTGATCTTCTTCGGCTCGATGGGCCTGCCCGGCCTCTGCGGCTTCGTGGCCGAGGTCTTCGTGGTGCTCGCCGCATTCCACTACAGCGTGGCGCTCGGCGTTTTAGCCGCGGCCGCCGTCGTTCTGACGGCCGGCTACATCCTCTGGACCATCCAGCGCGTCTTCCTGGGCCGCAACGAGACCTGGAAGGGCCTATCCGACCTGACCCCGCGCGAGGTCGGCATCATCGCCCCGCTCGTGGTCTTGACGGTCCTGATGGGCGTCTTCCCCCAGCCCCTCGTCCTCCGCTGGCTGAGCCCCTCCGTCGACCGCATGGTCGCCGGCGTCGCCGCCGGCACCGCGCAGACGGCCTCCGGCCCGATGGCGAAGGCCGACGCGCCGGGCGTCCCGCTGGTCGTCCGGGCGCGCTGA
- a CDS encoding Gfo/Idh/MocA family protein, translating into MKRSKLRVGMVGGGGANSFFGAPHRRAILMDNTSELAAGALRSKPAEAIAAAEELFFARGYPDWKALVAGEAALPGGERIDYLTIVTPNDAHVGPAEAAANAGIPVLCEKPLTTNLDEARRLHAAVQAEGVPFVVAHTYTGYPMVMFARQLVRDGLVGEVRKVEAWYPQGWLATRREEGGHKQASWRTDPAQAGASGCGGDIGSHAYEFVRFATGLHAVKLSARMKSIVPGRALDDDFTVLAELNNGAIATVTASQITIGAENDNGFRVIGTAGTLQWRHTHFAQLEHFVADRPVAVYRAGVDYGYMPASIRPYLRMPCGHPEGFHEALANLHRTLEWTIRGRRGEDVPKPFDHPGIVDGVAVMAFLDAAVASAREDGAWVDVPFSG; encoded by the coding sequence ATGAAACGAAGCAAGCTGCGCGTGGGGATGGTGGGCGGGGGCGGGGCCAACAGCTTCTTCGGGGCCCCCCACCGCCGGGCGATCCTGATGGACAACACGTCCGAGCTGGCCGCCGGCGCGCTCCGGAGCAAGCCGGCCGAGGCGATCGCCGCCGCCGAGGAGCTGTTCTTCGCCCGCGGCTACCCCGACTGGAAGGCGCTCGTCGCCGGCGAGGCCGCCCTGCCCGGGGGCGAGCGGATCGACTACCTGACGATCGTCACCCCCAACGACGCCCACGTCGGCCCCGCCGAGGCCGCGGCGAACGCCGGGATCCCGGTCCTCTGCGAGAAGCCCCTGACGACGAACCTCGACGAGGCCCGCCGGCTCCACGCCGCCGTCCAGGCCGAGGGGGTCCCGTTCGTCGTCGCCCACACCTACACCGGCTACCCCATGGTCATGTTCGCGCGCCAGCTCGTCCGCGACGGCCTGGTCGGCGAGGTCCGCAAGGTCGAGGCCTGGTACCCCCAGGGCTGGCTGGCCACCCGCCGCGAGGAGGGGGGCCACAAGCAGGCGTCGTGGCGGACCGACCCGGCGCAGGCGGGGGCCTCGGGCTGCGGCGGCGACATCGGCTCGCACGCCTACGAATTCGTCCGGTTCGCGACCGGCCTGCACGCCGTGAAGCTCTCGGCGCGGATGAAGTCGATCGTCCCCGGCCGGGCGCTCGACGACGACTTCACGGTCCTCGCCGAGCTGAACAACGGCGCGATCGCCACCGTGACGGCCTCGCAGATCACCATCGGGGCCGAGAACGACAACGGCTTCCGCGTGATCGGCACCGCCGGGACGCTGCAATGGCGGCACACCCACTTCGCGCAGCTCGAACACTTCGTCGCCGACCGGCCCGTCGCCGTCTACCGCGCCGGGGTCGACTACGGCTACATGCCGGCCTCCATCAGGCCCTATCTGCGGATGCCCTGCGGCCACCCCGAGGGGTTCCACGAGGCCCTCGCCAACCTGCACCGGACGCTCGAATGGACGATCCGCGGCCGTCGCGGCGAGGACGTCCCCAAGCCGTTCGACCACCCCGGGATCGTCGACGGCGTCGCCGTCATGGCGTTCCTGGACGCGGCCGTCGCCAGCGCCCGCGAAGACGGCGCCTGGGTCGACGTGCCGTTCTCGGGCTGA